The nucleotide sequence TACCTGCGATAATTTTTTTACTGATTTTTTCCGGGATCAGTCTAAAAGATGCGTCAAAAGATAATCTTGATAACTTTAAGATAGAAAATCCTGTAAGTATATCTTCGGCTGTAAAATTTGGATTATTGCTTTTGGTTATAATATTGATGGCAGATTTTATGAAAAAACACTTTGGTGATGCAGGGGTTTTAGTTTTAGCAGCTATTTCAGGCATTAGTGATGTGGATGCGATAACAGTTTTGATGTCAAAAATGGCGTCTACGGATTCGGGGAACAATATATATATGCTGGCAATTATTGTAGCTTCCATCGTAAATAGCCTGGTTAAAGGTTTTCTTGCAGTTTATATTGGTGGCAAAAATTTTGGGTTGCGGGTTCTAAGTGCACTTTTTGTGGGGAGTTTCATAATAGTTATTTTTTACTTTTTAAATACCGTTTATTCTCTTTTTTAATAAAGTCGGGGTGATTGTCCAGAGTTTCAAGGAGCGGGACAAGGATTTTTCTTGGGGCGTTTATAATCTCTTTTGAGTTTTTTATGTCAACGTATCCATCTTTTAAGGCAAGTTTTTTAGCGTCTTCAATAAATTTATCATATGTTGTTTTTGCGACATAGACATTATCTGCTAATTTTTTTATCATATCTCTATTGGAAAGTATTTTTATTGCATTGTTAGCATCATCTAAAGTGATATTCATCCTTTCGGCAATGAGTGTCTTATTGGAGAGGGTAATATCTTTTTGTATTTCCTGTAATACCTTGCCGGCTAATATCTCTAATGGTGAATCATTTTTTTTCTCTATCGTAAAATTATTAATTTTAAAACTTTCGTTTAGGACTTTAGTTTCAAGAAGATTTTTTATTACGGCAAAAAGCTTTTTATTCCCCAAATAAGTTTCTGGTATTACTGATGAAATATCAATATTGTCTGATTCCTTGAGCTTATTTTTTACTATACCTAACCATTTTGAGATGAGTTTTGCATCAATTTTAAGGTTGTCAAATGAAAGTATTTTTAGCTCTTTTAAAATATTGTCAACTTCAAAATCAAAGTATTGCGTTTTGGTATAAAAGTATAACCCCTTATCAATATTACTAAATATATGCTCAATTGTGTCTTTTACGTTTTCTTTGAGAAGAGCTTCGTGGATAATCTTATTTTTTATGCCGAGTGAAGGGGCAATAATTTTACCTGCACAAACGGTAGTGGTAGGCTCAAGCCCTCTTATAAGAAATGTCTCACCTGTAAATGCCGGATACTCGGTTTGAAAGACTATTTTGCAGAATGCTGACTCACCATTTTTAACATTTTTATTACCGAAAAGGATAATTTTTGCATCGACGTGTGTTGCCCCAATAAATACATGATAAGTTTTGTTTGTTTTAAGGACAAATTCTTTGTCTATTTTGTCAAAGATTATAATTTTGCAGTAGTACTCTTTGAAAGGTTTATATGAATCTTTAAAATATAAAATATTCCCCCTTTCAACTTTGCCTGCTTCAATCCCGGTAATATTGAGAGCTAATCTTTGGTGAGCTTTGCCGACATTAACTGCTTTGCCGTGTACGTTTATATTTTTAATTTTTACGCTAATATTTTGAGGGTATAGGTTAAGTTCATCTCCGATACTTATTTTTCCGAATAAGCAGCTGCCCGTTACAATAGTGCCAAAACCTTTTTTATGAAATACCCTGTCAATGCGATAATAAAAGGGCTTGTTTTCATTATCCGATTTGAAAATTTTAGCATGTTCTAAAATTATTTTTTTAAGTTTTTTCAAACTCTCTTCATTGAAAATGCTTACAGGGATAAAGTCAATTGTTTTAAAATTATAACCGATAAAAAAATCCCTAATTTCAGACACATTTTTGTCTAAGGTTTGACTGTCTAAGAGATCTGACTTTGTGATTACCACAATTATTTGTTCGATACCAATCGACTTGATTATGTTTGTATGTTCTATTGTTTGAGCTTTAATTTTTTCCTGTGCATCTACAACTATTAATCCTATATCAAAGCTTGTAGCACCTGCTATCATGTTTTTAACAAAGCTTTCATGACCCGGCACATCGATAAATGATATCAAATGGTTATCCAATTCAAAACCGGCATACCCCAAATCGATGGTGATACCTCTGTTTTTTTCTTCTTTAAGTCTGTCCGGATCTGTACCTGTAAGAGCTTTGACAAGTGATGATTTGCCGTGGTCAATATGTCCGGCTGTGCCGATAATTATATTTTTGCCCAATTTATGGCCTCAGCAAGTGTTAATATTTCATCTTCAGTAATTGCCATCATATCAAAAAGTAAATGGTCTTCCCCTTTTCTGCATATCACAGGGGTTTCAAATTCCCTCAGGCGCTTTTCCATTGACTTTGCTTTGTAGGTATGGATTATAAGCCCTATCGAGTCAACCTCTTGTAAAGGGCAGCTTCCACCCCCGATGTATGTTTTGGTAGTCACAATTTCCGAATCTATTTCACCTATTAGTGACTTTAACTTTTCAGCCTTTTTTGTTAACTCGTAACTATTTGCCTTAAAAAGGGTTAATGATTTTATTTTATTTTCATCCGCTTCAATGTAACTTTTAAAAGTCTCTTGCAGAAAAGCGAGAGTAATTTTATCCACTCGCAACATCCTTAAAAGTTGATTTTTCTTAAGTTTGTCTATTAATTTTTTCTTGCCTAAAATTATTCCACACTGCACAGAGCCTATTAGCTTATCTCCACTTGCACTAACCAAGTCGATACCGCTCTCTACCACTTCCTTTAGTGTAGGTTCATTGCATAATGTTTTAAAAATGTCCGAGAGAAAGCCGCTGCCAAGGTCATAGTAGGAAATAATATTTTTATCTTTTGCCAGTTTTGCAATCTCTTTGTGGCTTACATCTTCGGCAAATCCTATGATATTATAATTACTTTTGTGGACTTTCATTAGTATGGCAGTTTTTTTGTCAATATTTTCCTCATAATCGCGAAGTTTTGTTTTGTTTGTTGTGCCTACCTCTTTTAGTTTCGCACCGCTATTAT is from Deferrivibrio essentukiensis and encodes:
- the selA gene encoding L-seryl-tRNA(Sec) selenium transferase, with the translated sequence MTKELLKKIPNKNFLLNSLSANCHNRALLNYCIDEVLDALRKRILKGNVKTLDSHTIIKDIHLRYMQIYRGTLIPVINATGVVLHTNLGRAPISEEIFENIKKIVTSYSNLEYDLKKGERGDRYHHVAEYLKILTGAEDALIVNNNASAVFLILNTFGKNKNVIVSRGELVEIGGSFRIPEVMNNSGAKLKEVGTTNKTKLRDYEENIDKKTAILMKVHKSNYNIIGFAEDVSHKEIAKLAKDKNIISYYDLGSGFLSDIFKTLCNEPTLKEVVESGIDLVSASGDKLIGSVQCGIILGKKKLIDKLKKNQLLRMLRVDKITLAFLQETFKSYIEADENKIKSLTLFKANSYELTKKAEKLKSLIGEIDSEIVTTKTYIGGGSCPLQEVDSIGLIIHTYKAKSMEKRLREFETPVICRKGEDHLLFDMMAITEDEILTLAEAINWAKI
- the selB gene encoding selenocysteine-specific translation elongation factor; the protein is MGKNIIIGTAGHIDHGKSSLVKALTGTDPDRLKEEKNRGITIDLGYAGFELDNHLISFIDVPGHESFVKNMIAGATSFDIGLIVVDAQEKIKAQTIEHTNIIKSIGIEQIIVVITKSDLLDSQTLDKNVSEIRDFFIGYNFKTIDFIPVSIFNEESLKKLKKIILEHAKIFKSDNENKPFYYRIDRVFHKKGFGTIVTGSCLFGKISIGDELNLYPQNISVKIKNINVHGKAVNVGKAHQRLALNITGIEAGKVERGNILYFKDSYKPFKEYYCKIIIFDKIDKEFVLKTNKTYHVFIGATHVDAKIILFGNKNVKNGESAFCKIVFQTEYPAFTGETFLIRGLEPTTTVCAGKIIAPSLGIKNKIIHEALLKENVKDTIEHIFSNIDKGLYFYTKTQYFDFEVDNILKELKILSFDNLKIDAKLISKWLGIVKNKLKESDNIDISSVIPETYLGNKKLFAVIKNLLETKVLNESFKINNFTIEKKNDSPLEILAGKVLQEIQKDITLSNKTLIAERMNITLDDANNAIKILSNRDMIKKLADNVYVAKTTYDKFIEDAKKLALKDGYVDIKNSKEIINAPRKILVPLLETLDNHPDFIKKENKRYLKSKK